The following proteins are co-located in the Streptomyces sp. DT2A-34 genome:
- a CDS encoding benzoate-CoA ligase family protein, with translation MTTSQSTTPQSPLPPAEARAPGNLAAHLAALAERRGWTDRAALHQGHRTWTHGEVHDLAARAATVLAGHGVRPGDRVLLALPDSVAWVTAFLATARLGAVAVLVNPELPAADHAFMAEDTGAVLCVTGPGPEDRDGDGDRFGGLARLGADQLMALIPAAEPAAARPVHAHTPLYVQYTSGTTGRPKGVVHRHGDPKTYHDLIGRRVLRITQDDVTLSVSKLYFAYGFGNAFVFPLFSGSSAVLVGRRPTPAAVDELVARYRVTVLYSVPSAYAALVADRGSGHEACFASVRAAVTAGEGMPEGLARQVTELLGAPVLEQIGSTEAGHAFCANSFQHNHPGTVGRPVPGFEVELRDRDGHPVPDGTEGEMWVRGPTVTPGYLNRPEETARTLVGGWLATRDRARREPDGTYRHLGRADDMEMVGGITVSPLEVEAVLRRHPAVKEVAVAALTDARGVSRLRAFVVPVPPVRAGLEDELLGLAHERLAAFKVPRSASFVASLPHTATGKLRRHLVRQGAW, from the coding sequence ATGACGACCTCACAGTCCACGACCCCGCAGTCCCCCCTGCCCCCGGCCGAAGCCCGCGCCCCCGGGAATCTCGCCGCCCATCTCGCCGCGCTCGCCGAGCGGCGCGGGTGGACCGACCGGGCCGCCCTCCACCAGGGCCACCGGACCTGGACCCATGGCGAGGTGCACGACCTCGCGGCCCGCGCGGCGACCGTGCTCGCCGGCCACGGCGTACGCCCCGGCGACCGGGTGCTGCTCGCGCTGCCCGACTCCGTCGCCTGGGTGACGGCGTTCCTCGCCACCGCCCGCCTCGGTGCCGTCGCCGTGCTGGTCAACCCGGAACTCCCCGCCGCCGACCACGCGTTCATGGCCGAGGACACCGGGGCGGTGCTGTGCGTGACGGGACCGGGACCGGAGGACCGGGACGGGGACGGGGACCGGTTCGGTGGCCTGGCCCGCCTCGGCGCCGACCAGCTCATGGCACTCATCCCCGCCGCCGAGCCCGCCGCCGCCCGACCGGTCCACGCGCACACCCCCCTGTACGTCCAGTACACCTCCGGCACCACGGGCCGCCCCAAGGGCGTCGTGCACCGCCACGGCGACCCGAAGACGTACCACGACCTCATCGGCCGGCGCGTGCTGCGGATCACCCAGGACGACGTGACCCTGTCGGTGTCGAAGCTGTACTTCGCCTACGGCTTCGGCAACGCCTTCGTCTTCCCGCTGTTCTCCGGTTCGTCCGCCGTGCTGGTGGGCCGGCGTCCGACCCCAGCCGCCGTCGACGAGCTCGTCGCCCGGTACCGGGTGACCGTGCTGTACTCCGTGCCGTCGGCGTACGCCGCCCTGGTGGCCGACCGGGGCAGCGGGCACGAGGCCTGCTTCGCCTCGGTGCGGGCCGCGGTGACCGCCGGGGAGGGCATGCCGGAGGGGCTGGCGCGGCAGGTCACCGAGCTGCTCGGCGCGCCGGTGCTGGAGCAGATCGGCTCCACCGAGGCCGGTCACGCCTTCTGCGCCAACAGCTTCCAGCACAACCACCCGGGCACGGTCGGCCGTCCCGTCCCCGGCTTCGAGGTGGAGCTGCGTGACCGTGACGGGCACCCGGTGCCGGACGGCACGGAGGGCGAGATGTGGGTGCGCGGGCCGACGGTGACGCCCGGCTATCTGAACCGTCCCGAGGAGACGGCCCGCACCCTGGTGGGCGGCTGGCTGGCCACCCGCGACCGGGCGCGCCGCGAACCGGACGGCACCTACCGGCACCTGGGCCGCGCCGACGACATGGAGATGGTCGGCGGCATCACCGTCTCCCCGCTGGAGGTGGAGGCCGTGCTGCGGCGGCATCCGGCGGTGAAGGAAGTCGCGGTCGCCGCCCTCACCGACGCGCGCGGGGTGAGCCGGCTGCGCGCCTTCGTCGTGCCCGTACCGCCGGTGCGGGCCGGGCTGGAGGACGAACTCCTCGGCCTGGCGCATGAGCGGCTCGCGGCCTTCAAGGTCCCCCGAAGCGCCAGCTTCGTGGCTTCCCTGCCCCACACCGCAACCGGAAAGCTCCGCCGCCACCTGGTCCGCCAGGGCGCCTGGTGA
- a CDS encoding aminotransferase class IV, with the protein MTRPAGAEEVLAWSSGRGLTTGAEAGGPLLVADSWLVRDGRVRGFDRHRERFVRACGECGGPPQRRLVEFWRDVAAALPRTGEWFPRVELAAGSLELRLLLRHAPPLAAEVRVWATGQPDPRAVPRRKGPDLEKLAGVRRRAFGEGAEEAVLVAPSGVALESATASVLWWEDDTLCLPPPGLPVLPGVTVGLIRERARRLGIAVASRERTVPELEGREVWLVNALHGIRPVTAWTGLPMRAGTAVRAPDWRKWLDDIMEPLPAE; encoded by the coding sequence GTGACACGACCGGCGGGTGCGGAAGAGGTGTTGGCGTGGTCGTCCGGCCGTGGCCTGACCACCGGCGCGGAGGCCGGCGGGCCGTTGCTCGTCGCGGACTCCTGGCTGGTGCGCGACGGCCGGGTGCGCGGCTTCGACCGGCACCGGGAGCGGTTCGTACGGGCCTGCGGGGAGTGCGGCGGGCCGCCGCAGCGCCGGCTCGTGGAGTTCTGGCGGGACGTGGCCGCCGCGCTGCCGCGCACGGGTGAGTGGTTCCCCCGCGTGGAACTCGCCGCCGGTTCCCTGGAGTTGCGGCTGCTGCTGCGGCACGCTCCGCCGCTCGCGGCCGAGGTGCGGGTCTGGGCGACGGGGCAGCCCGACCCGCGTGCCGTCCCGCGCCGGAAGGGACCGGACCTGGAGAAGCTGGCCGGGGTCCGCCGGCGGGCGTTCGGCGAGGGCGCGGAGGAGGCGGTGCTGGTCGCGCCCTCCGGGGTGGCGCTGGAGTCGGCCACGGCCAGTGTCCTGTGGTGGGAGGACGACACCCTGTGCCTGCCCCCGCCCGGGCTGCCGGTGCTGCCCGGAGTGACCGTCGGTCTCATCCGGGAGCGCGCCCGGCGGCTGGGGATCGCCGTCGCCTCTCGTGAGCGGACCGTGCCGGAACTGGAGGGCCGGGAGGTCTGGCTCGTCAACGCCCTGCACGGAATTCGGCCCGTGACGGCCTGGACGGGACTGCCGATGCGTGCGGGAACAGCAGTGCGCGCACCGGACTGGCGGAAATGGCTCGACGACATCATGGAGCCGCTGCCGGCGGAATGA
- a CDS encoding glutathionylspermidine synthase family protein, with protein sequence MERRTIEPRPGWQQTVEEQGLIYPLTRYPDNSLRPYWDESAHYVFSLEEVEALEEVVEELHRMCLTAAEHIVAARRFADLGITDPRVADAVAEAWRRRAELPSVYGRFDLHYDGTGPAKLLEYNADTPTSLVEAASPQWFWMEERFPGADQWNSLHERLVAAWKKQSALLPPGSPLYFAYSSADELGEDMMTVAYLKETAEQAGLDTSWISMEEIGWDRLSGRFVDNQLRFIRSCFKLYPWEWLTTDRFADHVLDTLDNGGGTGTTLWIEPAWKMLLSNKALLAVLWELYPDHPNLLPAHLDGPRELAGTTGYVAKPLLGREGAGVTIHEPGTEAVVRDEPCCYQQLAPLPAFDGNHVVLGAWVVEGESAGLGIRESSGLITDEYARFLPHVIL encoded by the coding sequence ATGGAGCGCCGCACGATCGAGCCCCGCCCCGGCTGGCAGCAGACCGTCGAGGAACAGGGGCTCATCTACCCCCTCACCCGCTACCCCGACAACTCCTTGCGCCCGTACTGGGACGAGAGCGCCCACTACGTCTTCTCCCTGGAGGAGGTCGAGGCGCTGGAGGAGGTCGTCGAGGAACTCCACCGCATGTGCCTGACGGCGGCCGAACACATCGTCGCCGCCCGCCGCTTCGCCGACCTCGGCATCACCGACCCACGCGTCGCGGACGCCGTCGCCGAGGCCTGGCGCCGGCGCGCCGAACTCCCCTCCGTCTACGGCCGCTTCGACCTCCACTACGACGGCACCGGCCCGGCGAAACTCCTGGAGTACAACGCCGACACCCCCACCTCGCTGGTCGAGGCCGCCTCGCCCCAGTGGTTCTGGATGGAGGAGCGCTTCCCCGGCGCCGACCAGTGGAACTCCCTCCACGAACGCCTCGTCGCCGCCTGGAAGAAGCAGTCCGCCCTGCTCCCGCCCGGCAGTCCCCTCTACTTCGCCTACTCCTCGGCCGACGAACTCGGCGAGGACATGATGACGGTCGCCTATCTGAAGGAGACAGCGGAACAGGCGGGCCTGGACACCAGCTGGATCTCCATGGAGGAGATCGGCTGGGACCGTCTCTCCGGCCGCTTCGTCGACAACCAACTCCGCTTCATCCGCAGCTGCTTCAAGCTCTACCCCTGGGAGTGGCTCACCACCGACCGCTTCGCCGACCACGTCCTCGACACCCTCGACAACGGCGGCGGCACCGGTACGACGCTGTGGATCGAGCCCGCCTGGAAGATGCTCCTCAGCAACAAGGCCCTCCTCGCCGTCCTCTGGGAGCTCTACCCGGACCACCCGAACCTCCTCCCCGCCCACCTCGACGGACCGAGGGAGCTGGCGGGCACGACGGGTTACGTCGCCAAGCCCCTGCTGGGCCGGGAGGGCGCGGGCGTGACGATCCACGAACCCGGCACCGAGGCCGTCGTCCGTGACGAGCCCTGCTGCTACCAGCAGCTGGCCCCGCTCCCCGCCTTCGACGGCAACCACGTCGTCCTCGGCGCCTGGGTCGTCGAGGGCGAGTCGGCCGGCCTCGGCATCCGTGAGTCGTCCGGCCTGATCACCGACGAGTACGCCCGCTTCCTGCCGCACGTGATCCTGTAA
- a CDS encoding alpha/beta fold hydrolase: MEHSINAAPGIRLWAEDHGAPDAPPLLLIMGAQASGLGWPDELVGLLAAQHRVIRYDHRDTGRSTWAYDDRPYPLTTLADDALAVLDGLGVARAHVVGMSLGGMLTQLLIADHPDRLLSATLIGTGALSDTPYRHPDGTRTPAEELPGVDPRIMELWSQPWTDEGREAELDRRVAHWRLLSGGRIPFDADYFRTLDHKVIAHTGHHRPGDAHGRADYSGMLRTEQLARTTVPTLVVSAPAEPVFPLPHAHHLAQTIHGAHVVEIPGMGHALPPETHKPLATAILDHTAHR, from the coding sequence ATGGAACACTCCATCAACGCGGCACCCGGCATCCGCCTCTGGGCGGAAGACCACGGCGCCCCCGACGCGCCCCCGCTCCTCCTGATCATGGGCGCGCAGGCCTCCGGCCTCGGCTGGCCGGACGAACTGGTCGGCCTCCTCGCCGCCCAGCACCGCGTGATCCGCTACGACCACCGCGACACCGGCCGCTCCACCTGGGCCTACGACGACCGGCCCTACCCCCTCACCACCCTCGCCGACGACGCCCTCGCGGTCCTGGACGGCCTCGGCGTCGCACGTGCCCATGTCGTCGGCATGTCGCTGGGCGGCATGCTCACGCAGCTCCTGATCGCCGACCACCCGGACCGCCTGCTGAGCGCGACCCTGATCGGCACGGGCGCCCTCAGCGACACCCCGTACCGCCACCCGGACGGCACCCGCACCCCGGCGGAGGAACTCCCCGGCGTGGACCCCCGCATCATGGAACTGTGGTCCCAGCCGTGGACCGACGAGGGCCGGGAGGCGGAACTGGACCGACGGGTCGCCCACTGGCGGCTCCTGTCCGGCGGCCGAATCCCCTTCGACGCCGACTACTTCCGCACCCTCGACCACAAGGTCATCGCCCACACCGGCCATCACCGGCCCGGCGACGCCCATGGCCGCGCCGACTACTCGGGCATGCTCCGTACCGAACAACTCGCCCGGACCACGGTCCCCACCCTCGTCGTCTCAGCCCCCGCCGAACCGGTCTTCCCCCTCCCGCACGCCCACCACCTCGCCCAGACGATCCACGGCGCCCACGTCGTCGAGATCCCCGGCATGGGCCACGCACTCCCGCCCGAGACCCACAAGCCCCTCGCCACCGCGATCCTCGACCACACCGCACACCGCTGA
- a CDS encoding FAD-dependent monooxygenase: MTPVLVVGAGPVGLSAALGLRAHGLPVVLLEADPKDRERPGSRALFVHRETLALLDGMRPGLAEEITSYGRTWHTRRTLYRGREVYSRTFPPPSGRPPFTSLRQVDTERFLRAACERAGVEFVWNARVAAVRSTGAGVRLTGEDGRVWTGAYAIAADGARSTVRRELGIPLEGGRGEGFHIVVDVADIPGAELPLERVFHYEHPGVGGRSVMRVPFTGGFQVDLQCRDDDREEAYGTEETVRRWLPAVVGDGYAERILWVSTYRFLRKVAASFTDPHGRVLLVGEAAHLFPPFGARGMNSGIADAAAAAEAIAAGTAEAVGEFAEVRRTAALFNSAAAGAALEHLRPRRRVVRVGQRAAAALAPVLPWCGSWLEHAPYGPRHGAPALAGRKY, translated from the coding sequence GTGACCCCGGTCCTCGTCGTCGGCGCCGGCCCCGTGGGCCTGTCGGCGGCGCTCGGACTGCGCGCGCACGGCCTGCCCGTCGTCCTGCTGGAAGCGGACCCGAAGGACCGCGAACGGCCCGGCAGCCGCGCACTGTTCGTGCATCGGGAGACCCTCGCCCTGCTCGACGGGATGCGGCCGGGGCTGGCCGAGGAGATCACGTCGTACGGCCGCACCTGGCACACCAGACGCACTCTCTACCGGGGCCGCGAGGTGTACTCCCGGACCTTCCCGCCGCCGTCCGGCAGGCCGCCCTTCACCAGCCTGCGCCAGGTGGACACCGAGCGCTTCCTGCGCGCGGCCTGCGAGCGGGCCGGGGTGGAGTTCGTCTGGAACGCCCGTGTCGCGGCCGTGCGCAGCACCGGGGCCGGGGTCCGGCTGACGGGTGAGGACGGCCGGGTGTGGACCGGCGCGTACGCGATCGCCGCCGACGGCGCCCGTTCCACGGTCCGGCGAGAACTGGGCATCCCGCTCGAGGGCGGTCGCGGTGAGGGTTTCCACATCGTCGTCGACGTGGCCGACATCCCGGGCGCCGAGCTGCCGCTGGAGCGGGTCTTCCACTACGAGCACCCCGGGGTCGGTGGGCGCAGCGTGATGCGGGTGCCGTTCACCGGGGGCTTCCAGGTCGACCTGCAGTGCCGGGACGACGACCGGGAGGAGGCGTACGGGACCGAGGAGACCGTACGGCGCTGGCTGCCCGCGGTCGTGGGCGACGGGTACGCCGAGCGGATCCTGTGGGTGTCGACGTACCGTTTCCTGCGCAAGGTCGCGGCGTCGTTCACCGATCCGCACGGCCGTGTGCTGCTGGTCGGTGAGGCGGCGCATCTGTTCCCGCCGTTCGGGGCGCGCGGCATGAACAGCGGTATCGCGGATGCGGCGGCTGCGGCGGAGGCGATCGCCGCGGGGACGGCGGAGGCGGTCGGAGAGTTCGCCGAAGTGCGGCGCACGGCGGCCCTGTTCAACAGCGCCGCCGCCGGGGCGGCGCTCGAACACCTGCGGCCGCGGCGCCGGGTCGTCCGGGTCGGACAGCGGGCGGCCGCGGCCCTGGCGCCCGTGCTGCCGTGGTGCGGGTCGTGGCTGGAGCACGCGCCGTACGGACCCCGGCACGGAGCGCCCGCCCTCGCGGGCCGCAAGTACTGA
- a CDS encoding antibiotic biosynthesis monooxygenase, with the protein MTSNPVTVTVAYHVVPGREAEFHSWGWALLGASAQQSGFLGGGVLVDKEAEWHVVYRFASEGAALAWENSSARAQWDARGEPLGREAGRRRVPGSKAWFDAQTLTPAPPAPPSKWKLWFVNMSAVFPPVLLFNLIVLPYLGGLNALVRTLLLCLCVTALVTWILMPRLQRFFRKWLYPPLQALRGRHKRRTA; encoded by the coding sequence ATGACCAGTAATCCCGTCACCGTCACCGTGGCCTATCACGTGGTGCCGGGCCGTGAGGCCGAGTTCCACTCCTGGGGGTGGGCCCTGCTGGGCGCGAGCGCACAGCAGTCGGGGTTCCTGGGGGGTGGCGTACTCGTCGACAAGGAGGCGGAGTGGCATGTGGTTTATCGCTTCGCCAGCGAGGGCGCGGCCCTGGCCTGGGAGAACTCGAGCGCACGGGCGCAGTGGGACGCCCGGGGGGAGCCGCTCGGCCGGGAGGCGGGGCGCAGGAGGGTACCGGGCTCCAAGGCGTGGTTCGATGCCCAGACCCTGACGCCCGCACCGCCGGCGCCGCCGTCGAAATGGAAGTTGTGGTTCGTGAATATGAGCGCGGTTTTCCCGCCCGTACTCCTGTTCAATCTGATCGTACTGCCGTATCTCGGCGGCCTCAATGCGCTTGTCCGGACGCTGCTCTTGTGTCTGTGCGTGACGGCACTTGTCACCTGGATTCTGATGCCGCGTCTTCAGCGCTTCTTCCGTAAATGGCTGTATCCACCGCTCCAGGCGCTGCGCGGTCGGCACAAACGGCGGACCGCATAG
- a CDS encoding carboxymuconolactone decarboxylase family protein has protein sequence MSESDSISRVALKKNTPDVSAAMGSLHVAAVSAAQDAKVEPQILELIRIRASQINGCAFCLDMHTKDARAAGETEQRVYALNAWRETPFFTERERAALALTEAVTLVTDGHVPDEVYAEAAAVFDEAQIAALIWAATVINAYNRIAIATRMVPGA, from the coding sequence ATGAGTGAAAGCGACTCCATATCCCGCGTGGCCCTCAAGAAAAACACCCCGGACGTGTCCGCGGCAATGGGCTCCCTGCATGTCGCCGCCGTTTCCGCGGCACAGGACGCAAAGGTCGAGCCCCAGATTCTGGAACTGATCCGGATCCGCGCCTCCCAGATCAACGGCTGCGCGTTCTGTCTCGACATGCACACCAAGGACGCCCGCGCGGCGGGCGAGACCGAACAGCGCGTCTACGCCCTGAACGCCTGGCGGGAGACCCCCTTCTTCACCGAACGCGAGCGTGCCGCACTGGCGTTGACCGAGGCGGTGACGCTGGTGACCGACGGCCACGTCCCGGACGAGGTCTACGCCGAGGCCGCCGCGGTCTTCGACGAGGCTCAGATCGCGGCGCTGATCTGGGCGGCCACCGTCATCAACGCGTACAACCGGATCGCGATCGCGACACGGATGGTGCCGGGCGCCTAA
- the pabB gene encoding aminodeoxychorismate synthase component I, giving the protein MKTLLIDNYDSYTYNLFQLIAEVNGEEPVVVLNDAPADEVPDLGAFDNVMVSPGPGHPGAVRDFGISARVLAASPVPVLGVCLGHQGIALGEGGHVVPAPEPRHGHLSVIRHDERDLFQGLPQNFTAVRYHSLAVREPLPENLEATAWAEDGVLMGLRHRSRPLWGVQFHPESVLTDYGHRMLVNFRNLTAERARKLRTKNTAIPAPDVAVPRPAATAPHAGAPRRADTPADTAAPSAKAAPATVTIPRPRRPGRPAYRLHTRRITTAVDTEAAFTRMYAGSPRAFWLDSSLVEEGRSRFSFFGDDSGPLAEFVRYDVDSGRCEIERAGRPPRKVRASVFDYLKRQLTNRHVDATGLPFDFTGGYVGYFGYEMKADCGSPNRHRSEIPDSCWLFADRLIAVDHEAGFTYAVCLAEDTPQAAREAADWLESALAQLTCVASGQPSLPVPGEADPGAAEPWLVRDRATYLADIDACRRELRAGTSYEICLTNAARLPAPPDAYDFYRTLRRVNPAPYAAFLRFGDLDVAGSSPERFLRVGRDGVAEARPIKGTAPRGSGPEEDARLRDALAADAKTRAENLMIVDLLRNDLGRVCRTGTVRVSRLMATETYATVHQLVSTVEGRLRTGTDVVDCVRACFPGGSMTGAPKLRTMEIIDSLETEARGVYSGALGYLGCSGGADLSIVIRTAVLADGLMQLGAGGAIVLDSDPVAEYDEMLLKTAAPMRALHQYTADRIREQRERAAVRTATALPVGTRPQRPSAEEPAR; this is encoded by the coding sequence GTGAAAACCCTGCTCATCGACAATTACGACTCTTACACGTACAACCTGTTCCAGCTGATCGCCGAGGTCAATGGCGAGGAGCCGGTGGTGGTCCTCAACGACGCCCCCGCGGACGAGGTCCCGGATCTTGGCGCGTTCGACAACGTGATGGTGTCACCGGGCCCCGGACATCCGGGTGCGGTGCGGGACTTCGGCATCAGCGCCAGGGTGCTCGCCGCGTCCCCGGTTCCCGTGCTCGGCGTCTGTCTGGGCCACCAGGGCATCGCTCTCGGGGAGGGGGGCCACGTGGTGCCCGCCCCGGAGCCCCGGCACGGGCATCTCTCCGTGATCCGGCATGACGAACGGGACCTGTTCCAGGGGCTGCCGCAGAACTTCACCGCGGTCCGATATCACTCGCTGGCCGTGCGCGAGCCGCTGCCCGAGAACCTGGAGGCCACCGCCTGGGCCGAGGACGGCGTCCTGATGGGGCTGCGGCACCGCAGCCGGCCCCTGTGGGGGGTGCAGTTCCACCCGGAGTCCGTCCTCACCGACTACGGCCACCGCATGCTGGTGAACTTCCGCAACCTCACGGCCGAGCGGGCCCGCAAGCTCCGTACGAAGAACACCGCGATCCCCGCACCGGACGTGGCCGTCCCCCGCCCCGCAGCCACCGCACCCCACGCCGGCGCCCCCCGCCGGGCCGACACCCCGGCCGACACGGCCGCCCCCTCCGCCAAGGCCGCCCCGGCCACCGTGACCATCCCCCGCCCCCGCCGCCCCGGCCGTCCCGCCTACCGTCTGCACACCCGCCGCATCACCACCGCGGTCGACACGGAGGCCGCCTTCACGCGGATGTACGCCGGCTCTCCGCGCGCGTTCTGGCTGGACAGTTCGCTGGTCGAGGAGGGCCGGTCCCGCTTCTCGTTCTTCGGTGACGACAGCGGCCCGCTCGCCGAGTTCGTGCGCTACGACGTGGACAGCGGCCGATGCGAGATCGAGCGGGCGGGGCGGCCCCCGCGCAAGGTCAGGGCGAGCGTCTTCGACTATCTCAAGCGTCAGCTGACGAACCGCCATGTCGACGCCACCGGGCTGCCCTTCGACTTCACCGGCGGCTATGTCGGCTACTTCGGCTACGAGATGAAGGCCGACTGCGGCTCGCCGAACCGTCACCGGTCCGAAATCCCGGACTCCTGCTGGCTGTTCGCCGACCGGCTGATCGCGGTGGACCACGAGGCGGGCTTCACCTACGCCGTCTGCCTGGCGGAGGACACCCCGCAGGCCGCCCGGGAGGCCGCCGACTGGCTGGAGAGCGCGTTGGCGCAGCTCACCTGCGTGGCCTCGGGGCAGCCATCCCTGCCCGTGCCGGGCGAGGCCGATCCCGGCGCCGCCGAGCCGTGGCTGGTGCGCGACCGGGCGACGTATCTCGCGGACATCGACGCCTGCCGACGGGAGCTGCGGGCGGGCACCAGTTACGAGATCTGTCTGACCAACGCCGCCCGGTTACCCGCCCCGCCCGACGCCTATGACTTCTACCGGACGCTGCGCCGCGTCAACCCGGCGCCGTACGCGGCGTTCCTGAGGTTCGGGGACCTCGACGTGGCCGGCTCCTCCCCCGAGCGTTTCCTGCGGGTCGGCCGGGACGGTGTCGCCGAGGCCCGGCCCATCAAGGGCACCGCGCCCCGCGGCTCCGGGCCGGAGGAGGACGCCCGGCTCAGGGACGCGCTGGCGGCGGACGCCAAGACGCGTGCCGAGAACCTGATGATCGTCGACCTGCTCCGCAACGACCTGGGCCGGGTGTGCCGGACCGGGACGGTGCGCGTGTCCCGGCTCATGGCCACGGAGACGTACGCCACCGTGCACCAGCTCGTCTCCACCGTCGAGGGCCGGCTGCGCACCGGCACGGACGTGGTGGACTGCGTCCGCGCCTGCTTCCCCGGCGGTTCGATGACCGGCGCGCCGAAGCTGCGCACCATGGAGATCATCGACTCCCTGGAGACCGAGGCCCGCGGCGTGTACTCCGGCGCCCTCGGCTACCTGGGCTGCAGCGGCGGCGCTGACCTCAGCATCGTCATCCGTACGGCCGTGCTCGCCGACGGTCTGATGCAGTTGGGCGCGGGCGGCGCCATCGTCCTCGACTCCGATCCGGTTGCCGAGTACGACGAGATGCTGCTGAAGACGGCGGCCCCGATGCGGGCCCTGCACCAGTACACCGCTGACCGGATACGGGAACAGCGGGAGCGAGCCGCGGTGCGGACGGCCACCGCGCTCCCGGTGGGCACGCGTCCGCAGCGGCCCTCCGCCGAGGAGCCCGCCCGATGA
- a CDS encoding class I adenylate-forming enzyme family protein, which produces MPQQHPLLADRGFYLGPVFRRAADRHGAVRVTLDRPLDIRPDLGVDLSYPVLADVVEELAGRLWEAGVRPSEQVAVHKTDNVDIVLLTCAVSRVGAVPVLLSPALAGPVVAQLLGRLRRPWLITDRAKLDGPLKDAGVSGLVRRTLCVDGVDDAPGAEPLEKYAGAEPAAPVRLHPREPSLITHSSGTTGVPKLAVHCANTMWNRLVPQKAMGRPTRGETAALHMSFVHSRFYHLLGVLLHFGSPLVLITDPEPAAVAPLLVRHRPGIVETHPNTFVLWEELADAPGAPLSRVRSYGSTFDAIHPRTVRRLLDASRRRTPWLIQLYGQSETGPVAFQWFTRRSAARADGRRVGIGIPGFTRVRVTGPDGRRVAPGTPGRIEARTRGRILTYLGMRDRYDRQLTDGWWEMGDMGYQSRLGALYLIDREIDRIDSVHSNLEVEDMLMSRLEELREVVIVPGADREPVPVVCVRGEQPLDPERWREATADLPAMAEPRQWRFADLPMTATWKVKRVEITRMLAETEPEGAPA; this is translated from the coding sequence ATGCCACAGCAGCACCCCCTGCTCGCCGACCGCGGCTTCTATCTGGGACCGGTGTTCCGGCGGGCGGCCGACCGGCACGGAGCCGTCCGCGTCACCCTGGACCGGCCCCTGGACATCCGCCCCGACCTCGGGGTCGACCTCAGCTATCCGGTACTGGCCGATGTCGTCGAGGAGCTGGCCGGCCGCCTCTGGGAGGCCGGGGTACGGCCCTCGGAGCAGGTGGCCGTCCACAAGACGGACAACGTCGACATCGTCCTGCTGACCTGTGCCGTCTCCCGTGTCGGCGCCGTCCCCGTGCTGTTGTCGCCCGCCCTGGCCGGTCCGGTGGTCGCGCAGCTCCTCGGCCGGCTCCGGCGGCCCTGGCTGATCACCGACAGAGCCAAGCTGGACGGCCCGTTGAAGGACGCCGGGGTGTCCGGGCTCGTCCGGCGGACGCTCTGCGTGGACGGCGTGGACGACGCGCCCGGAGCCGAGCCCTTGGAGAAGTACGCCGGCGCCGAGCCCGCCGCGCCCGTACGGCTGCACCCCCGCGAGCCGTCCCTGATCACCCACAGCTCGGGCACCACCGGCGTCCCCAAGCTCGCCGTGCATTGCGCCAACACCATGTGGAACCGCCTCGTACCGCAGAAGGCGATGGGCCGGCCCACCCGCGGGGAGACCGCGGCGCTGCACATGTCCTTCGTGCACTCGCGCTTCTACCACCTGCTCGGCGTCCTGCTGCACTTCGGCAGCCCGCTCGTGCTGATCACCGACCCGGAACCGGCCGCGGTGGCCCCGCTGCTGGTCCGCCATCGTCCCGGCATCGTCGAGACCCACCCCAACACGTTCGTCCTGTGGGAGGAGTTGGCCGACGCACCCGGCGCGCCCCTGTCCCGGGTCCGGTCGTACGGCTCCACATTCGACGCGATCCATCCGCGCACCGTACGGCGGCTGCTGGACGCGTCGCGGCGCCGTACTCCGTGGCTGATCCAGTTGTACGGGCAGAGCGAGACGGGCCCCGTGGCGTTCCAGTGGTTCACGCGGCGCAGTGCCGCCCGCGCGGACGGCCGGCGGGTCGGGATCGGCATCCCCGGCTTCACCCGCGTCCGCGTCACCGGCCCCGACGGCAGGCGCGTGGCGCCCGGCACGCCGGGCCGGATCGAGGCCCGCACCCGGGGCCGCATCCTCACCTATCTCGGCATGCGGGACCGCTACGACCGCCAGCTCACCGACGGCTGGTGGGAGATGGGCGACATGGGCTACCAGAGCCGCCTGGGCGCCCTGTACCTGATCGACCGGGAGATCGACCGGATCGACTCGGTGCACAGCAATCTGGAGGTCGAGGACATGCTGATGTCCCGCCTGGAGGAACTGCGCGAGGTCGTCATCGTGCCCGGCGCGGACCGCGAGCCGGTGCCGGTGGTGTGTGTCCGGGGCGAGCAGCCACTGGACCCGGAGCGCTGGCGGGAGGCCACCGCCGACCTGCCCGCGATGGCCGAGCCACGGCAGTGGCGGTTCGCGGACCTGCCCATGACGGCCACGTGGAAGGTGAAGCGGGTGGAGATCACCCGCATGCTGGCCGAGACCGAGCCCGAAGGCGCCCCCGCGTGA